Proteins co-encoded in one Arachis hypogaea cultivar Tifrunner chromosome 11, arahy.Tifrunner.gnm2.J5K5, whole genome shotgun sequence genomic window:
- the LOC112721763 gene encoding uncharacterized protein, producing the protein MPRSCKWVSMESLCCSSTEPRILSNPSISIPVLQSAVQASYHFRPSYRKVWMEKQKAIAQIYEDWEESYNKVSKLLQALQSCFPGTICELRAVSYYDRHLLVRDCSMFDKVFWAFPSCVEAFKNRKPFVSVDGTHLYGKYGGVLLIAVAQDGNNNILPIAFAIVESESTESWSFSLLI; encoded by the exons ATGCCGAGAAGCTGCAAATGGGTGTCCATGGAGTCTCTGTGCTGCTCTTCAACAGAACCTCGGATACTG TCCAACCCCTCCATCAGCATCCCTGTCCTGCAAAGTGCGGTCCAAGCGAGCTATCACTTCAGACCCTCCTACAGAAAGGTGTGGATGGAAAAGCAGAAGGCAATTGCTCAGATCTACGAggattgggaggagtcatacaacAAGGTGTCGAAACTGCTTCAGGCATTGCAGAGTTGTTTCCCTGGAACTATCTGTGAGCTACGGGCCGTATCGTACTACGACAGGCACCTTTTGGTCCGCGACTGTAGCATGTTTGATAAAGTATTTTGGGCTTTCCCATCATGTGTTGAGGCCTTCAAGAATCGCAAGCCGTTTGTTTCCGTCGATGGCACGCATCTGTATGGAAAATACGGCGGGGTGTTGCTTATTGCAGTGGCACAAGACGGCAACAACAATATTCTGCCTATTGCCTTTGCCATTGTGGAGTCCGAGAGTACCGAGTCATGGTCTTTTTCTTTACTAATCTGA